From the genome of Anopheles moucheti chromosome 3, idAnoMoucSN_F20_07, whole genome shotgun sequence, one region includes:
- the LOC128304960 gene encoding uncharacterized protein LOC128304960 has protein sequence MMKLKLLYALACIVLTVASCEAKATHKVTCADETMRVDVALPANNVSVDSVYLDGMKGYPDPKCKPTIRENLAVFELSLTNIYDCGVTRVINQITGKKVFYHRIIVEAGPETGKEIVSVKCITTGPSYNVTHGIVKRDVLPAGFQEPEDLEITTSITENAPEPSLGIAIRQGDKLVSGDLNVSPGAHLQMEIFLDNRSAPIYGLGVNYMLVTDTKYQEETIIFNGCSVDPYLFENFNTVDGDLLAAKFRAFKFPESTYVQFRGTVNVCVDRCKGVICSNGQTAFGRRKREISVAPADPNKVYEVTMTTFIKVNYDENADQNTVSEIDQKIRQLKLTNQKLARNSRAGNVFESIHHVPARTPDVMEPATTIPSLDNESAKVEETIVFREVITRQEEDTFEDVNSGSRRKDWPCQLSVLFVLCSIVLEIVRH, from the exons CCACCCACAAGGTAACATGTGCGGACGAAACGATGCGCGTCGATGTAGCACTGCCGGCAAACAATGTGTCCGTCGACTCCGTGTACCTGGACGGCATGAAGGGTTATCCCGATCCGAAATGCAAACCGACCATACGGGAAAACCTGGCAGTTTTTGAGCTTTCCCTGACGAACATCTACGACTGTGGCGTAACGCGTGTGATCAATCAAATTACG GGGAAGAAAGTATTCTACCATCGTATCATCGTCGAAGCCGGTCCGGAGACTGGAAAGGAGATCGTGAGCGTGAAATGCATCACCACCGGGCCAAGTTACAATGTTACGCATGGGATTGTAAAGCGGGATGTCCTGCCGGCTGGCTTCCAGGAACCTGA GGATCTCGAAATAACGACCTCCATTACGGAGAATGCCCCAGAACCGTCGCTCGGCATTGCCATCCGTCAGGGAGACAAGCTGGTATCGGGCGACCTCAACGTTAGCCCCGGGGCTCACCTTCAGATGGAAATTTTCCTCGACAACCGTTCCGCACCGATTTACGGGCTGGGCGTAAACTACATGCTCGTCACCGACACCAAATACCAGGAGGAAACGATCATTTTCAACGG CTGTTCGGTTGATCCTTATCTGTTCGAAAACTTCAACACCGTCGACGGTGACCTGCTGGCGGCAAAGTTCCGGGCCTTCAAGTTCCCCGAATCGACGTACGTGCAGTTCCGCGGCACGGTAAACGTTTGCGTCGATCGGTGCAAGGGTGTGATCTGCAGCAACGGTCAGACCGCTTTCGGGCGCCGCAAACGTGAGATCAGCGTGGCACCGGCCGACCCGAACAAGGTGTACGAAGTCACAATGACCACCTTCATCAAGGTGAACTACGATGAAAATGCGGATCAAA ACACCGTGTCGGAGATTGATCAGAAAATTCGCCAGCTGAAGCTCACCAACCAGAAGCTGGCCCGTAACAGCCGCGCAGGGAATGTGTTCGAGAGCATTCACCACGTGCCAGCACGGACGCCGGATGTGATGGAACCGGCAACCACCATTCCTTCACTCGACAACGAAAGCGCCAAGGTCGAGGAAACGATCGTGTTTCGGGAGGTGATTACGCGACAGGAAGAGGACACCTTCGAGGACGTCAACAGTGGGTCACGGCGGAAGGATTGGCCGTGCCAGCTCTCCGTACTATTCGTACTCTGCTCGATCGTTCTGGAGATCGTTCGCCATTGA
- the LOC128304959 gene encoding uncharacterized protein LOC128304959 — protein MSRNGRRRSRSRSPRGRGGLVGSRYEIGKLQTLRPVQWSQLKLETIIREPYRSKASYRRSEREISEWRRTKEITTKGHDIPDPIFTFEESGFPAEIIDELRYAGFTSPTPIQAQGWPIALSGRDMVGIAKTGSGKTLSYLIPALIHIDQQPRLRRGDGPIALILAPTRELAQQIKQVADDFGRALKYKNTCLFGGGKKRKQQDDLEYGVEIVIATPGRLIDFLSSNQTNLRRCSYLVLDEADRMLDMGFEPQIRTIIEQIRPDRQTLMWSATWPDIVARLVKDYLKDYAQINVGSLKLAANHNILQIIDVCQEYEKESKLSILLREIMAEKECKTIIFIETKKRVDDITRKVKRDGWPARCIHGDKSQNERDATLNSFRSGRTPILIATDVAARGLDVDDVKFVINFDFPTTSEDYIHRIGRTGRCNNTGTAYTFFTPNNASKARDLIDVLKEAKQVINPKLVELANMKIKSRGNRHMTSRYPRERRSRTRSKSKSRSPIRNRRAALPDRRRSHTRSRSRSRTPVRRASLVRRDVRARVSPGRRSISRSPRRSGSVNRRRLIPATRKPSRSPPPTRSSVTSRRVNGRELKNGRSLSRERDRDRDRERERDRERDRDRTRERDRDRRRRSRSRSRSRNGNGRASSYDRY, from the exons ATGAGCCGGAATGGAAG GCGTCGTAGTCGAAGTAGAAGTCCTCGGGGACGGGGTGGATTGGTGGGAAGTCGGTATGAAATCGGTAAACTGCAGACGCTCAGGCCGGTGCAATGGTCCCAGTTAAAGTTGGAAACGATCATACGTGAACCGTATCGTTCCAAAGCATCCTACCGGCGTTCCGAGCGTGAGATTTCCGAGTGGCGTCGAACGAAGGAGATAACGACGAAAGGTCATGATATTCCCGATCCCATATTTACCTTCGAAGAGTCCGGGTTTCCGGCGGAAATTATCGACGAGTTGCGGTATGCTGGGTTTACATCGCCAACGCCAATACAAGCCCAGGGTTGGCCGATTGCATTGTCCGGACGGGACATGGTTGGTATTGCGAAGACGGGCTCGGGTAAAACACTCTCTTACCTGATACCTGCCCTGATACACATCGATCAACAGCCGCGACTCCGACGAGGTGACGGACCAATCGCGCTAATTCTAGCACCAACGCGCGAACTAGCGCAGCAAATCAAACAAGTGGCCGACGACTTTGGACGTGCGCTAAAGTATAAGAATACCTGTTTGTTTGGCGGTGGGAAGAAACGAAAGCAGCAGGATGATTTGGAGTATGGAGTGGAAATCGTCATTGCTACACCTGGCCGGTTAATCGATTTTCTGTCAAGTAATCAGACGAACCTGCGACGCTGCTCGTACTTGGTGCTGGACGAAGCCGATCGTATGCTGGACATGGGATTCGAACCGCAGATACGCACCATTATCGAGCAGATTCGTCCCGACCGCCAGACGCTGATGTGGTCTGCAACGTGGCCAGACATAGTAGCCCGGCTTGTGAAGGATTATCTGAAGGATTACGCACAGATCAACGTCGGATCCTTGAAGCTGGCAGCGAACCATAACATCCTACAAATCATCGATGTGTGCCAGGAGTACGAGAAGGAATCAAAGCTAAGCATTCTGTTGCGCGAGATTATGGCAGAAAAGGAATGCAAAACGATTATCtttatcgaaacaaaaaagcgcgTGGATGATATAACGCGAAAAGTAAAACGGGATGGTTGGCCGGCTCGCTGTATTCACGGAGATAAATCACAAAACGAACGTGATGCAACATTGAACT CATTCCGTTCCGGCAGGACGCCGATTTTGATTGCCACTGATGTGGCAGCTCGTGGTCTTG ATGTGGACGATGTTAAGTTTGTCATAAACTTTGATTTTCCCACCACATCGGAAGATTATATACATCGCATTGGACGCACGGGAAGGTGCAATAACACTGGTACAGCGTACACGTTCTTTACTCCCAACAACGCGTCTAAAGCGCGTGACCTGATAGATGTACTGAAGGAAGCAAAGCAAGTGATCAATCCAAAGCTGGTCGAGTTAGCGAACATGAAAATCAAATCAAGAG GTAACCGACACATGACGTCACGCTATCCACGGGAACGACGATCCCGAACGCGATCCAAATCGAAATCACGCTCACCCATACGTAATCGCAGGGCTGCTTTGCCGGATAGGCGTCGTTCACATACTCGTTCCCGCTCCCGGTCACGGACACCTGTGCGCCGCGCGTCGTTGGTTCGGCGAGATGTTCGTGCCAGAGTGTCGCCAGGACGGCGTAGCATTTCTCGCAGTCCGAGACGCAGTGGAAGTGTTAATCGTCGTCGTTTGATTCCGGCAACACGCAAACCTTCCCGTTCACCGCCTCCAACTCGCAGTTCAGTGACAAGCCGAAGAGTAAACGGGCGTGAGCTTAAAAATGGACGTTCGTTAAGTCGCGAACGAGACCGGGATCGTGATCGTGAAAGGGAGAGAGACCGGGAACGCGATCGTGATCGTACCCGAGAACGGGACCGAGATCGTCGTCGCCGCAGCCGGAGTCGCAGCAGAAGTCGCAACGGCAATGGTAGAGCATCATCGTACGACCGCTACTAG